TGACGGCCATCGTGTTCGCGCTGGCGGCCGGCGTGCTGGGCCTGCTGCTGCGCAACCGTGCAGCGGCCTTCGCCAGCGTGGTCGTGTTCATCGCGCTGTTCTACGTGCTGTGGTCGACCGTGCCGGGCCTCGCGCGGGCCGGGGCCATGAACCCCACGCTGGCCGCGTGGCTGCCGAACCTGGTGTTCCTGCTGATCGGCGGGGCGCTCGCGTGGCGGCTGCGGTGAGTGCCGACCGCGCCGAAGGACGCCCGTGAAACGCTTCGAGCGGTACGTGCTCGACGAGATCCTGCCGCTGCTGTTCGGAGCGCTGGCCGTGGTGATCCTGCTGCTGCTGCTGACCCTGCTGCAGAGCGTGATCGCGCCGCTGCTCGCCAAGGGCGCCAATCCCCTGCTGGTGGCCCGCGCGGTCGCCCTGAACATCCCCGAGGCGACCGCGACCGCCCTGCCCATTGCGCTGATGTTCGCCACGCTGCTGGGCCTGTCGCGCCTGTCGGCCGACTCGGAGATCAAGGGGGCGCTGGCCAGCGGCATTCCTGCCACGCGGCTGTTCCGTCCGGTACTGGGGCTCGGGCTGGCCGTGACCGTCCTGGCCTTTGCGCTGGGCGAGGGCGTCGTGCCGCGCGCCAGGATCGAGGACCGGAAGGTCAAGCAGCAGATCGTGTTTGACAACCCCCGCGTGATCGGCCTGGACGGCCAGGGGCCGGGGGGGCAGAACGTGGTGCTGCGCGACGCCCTGAACCGCGCCATCTCGGTCGGGCGCATCCTGCCGGGCGGGGAACTGCGTGACCTGCGGATCGTGGCCATGCAGCCCGGCCTGCCGCCCCGCGAGGTCATCACCGCCCGCAGCGGCCGCCTGAAACCCGGCAGCAACGTGCTGGAACTCCAGGGCGGGCAGCGCATCACCTACCAGGACGGCCGCCCGCTGACCATCCTGAGTTTCGACCGGGGCACCCTGCCCGTGCAGGACGTGCAGGCGGATCTGGACACCAGTGGCGGCGCGGTGCGGGCCATCGACACGCCGTTGCCGGAACTGCTGACCCGCACCCATGCGTACCGCATGCAGGGCGTGCAGGCTCCCGCCGATTTCACGGCCCTCCACCTGAAGTTCGCGCTGCCGCTGGCCGCCCTAGCCCTGGCCTTCTTCGCGGCGGCGCTGGCGGTATTCAGCTTCCGTACCGGCCGCAACCTGGGCCTGGTCTGGGCACTGCTTCTGAGCTTCGCGTACTACGCGACCGGCAGCGTGTTCCGCGTGATGGGCGAGAAGGGCGCGCTGGCCGCCGTGCCTGCCGCCTACGCCGCCGACGTGATTGCTGTAGTGGCCGGCGTGGGCCTGCTGTGGCTGGCCCGGCGCCGGTAAGGCGGCCCTACAACACTTCAGTCCTGCGCCTGTCCAGGAGCATGACGGTGCTGAATGTTTAACAAATGCTTAATGTGAATCGTCAGCTGGATTGCGATCGATTTCAGACCTCGTCCTACCGTGACGTATGACGACTGACTCCAGATCATCCAGCCGGAACAGTCCCCGCCGCCGCGCCCCGCGCACCCTGTTGGTGGTGGCCGGTGTGGCCGCCGGCGTCGCCGCCCGCCGTGCCCTGCGCTCGCCGCCCAGCGCCGCCGACAGGAAGGCCGCCACGGTGGATCTCCTGAACGTCCTGTTGCCCACCCGGCGCAGTTTCGACGTGCGCTTCTGGGACGGCACGGTGCTGCCCGCGCCGCAGCAGCCCGCACACGCGACCGTGGTGCTGAACCACGAGTACTCGCTCAGCCGCATGCTGCACTTTCCACTGGACGTGTCGGTGGGCGAGGCGTACCTGCGCGGCGACTTCGACATCGAGGGCGATGTGGCCACCGTGGCCGCCCTGGGCGACGATCTGGAACTCACGCCGACCACGCTGGTGAGGGTGCTGGCGCTGCTGCCCGCCCTGCGCCGGGCCAGTGCCGACGCCCCCGAAGCGGTGGGGATCACCGCGAAACTCGAGGGCCCCACACACTCCAGGGCGCGCGACCAGCAGGCGATCCAATACCACTATGACGTCTCCAACGACTTCTACAAGCTGTGGCTGGACTCGCGGATGGTGTACTCCTGCGCGTATTTCCCGACCGGCACCGAGACGCTGGATCAGGCGCAGGAGGCGAAGCTGGAGTACATCTGCCGCAAGCTGCGCCTGAAGCCCGGCGAGCGCCTGCTGGACATCGGCTGCGGCTGGGGCGGGCTGGCCATCTACGCCGCGCAGCACTACGGCGTGCGGGTGCTCGGCGTGACGCTCTCCGAGGCGCAGCTGCACGAGGGCCGGCAGCGCGTGAAGGACGCGGGCCTGGAGCACCTCGTCACGCTGGAACTGCGCGATTACCGCGACGTGCTCACCGGCAGCGAGGGAGAGTTCGACAAGATCTCGTCCATCGGCATGGCCGAACACGTCGGCACGAAGAACCTGCCCACGTACTTCCGCACCGCCTACGCCGCCCTGAAGCCCGGCGGCCTGATGATGAACCACGCCATCGGCAGCCCCCCGCAGCCAAAGAAACTGCCGCAGTGGGTCGAGGGCGGCAACTTCGCCGGCAAGTACGTCTTCCCGGACGGGGAACTCCAGCCCATCTGGGAGACCCTGAAGTTCGCCACCGAGGCGGGCTTCGAGGCCAGGGACGTGGAGAACCTCCGCGAGCACTACGCCCGAACCCTGCGCCACTGGGCCGACAATCTCGAAAGCCACGCCGCCGAGGCCCGCGCCGCGCTGGGCGAGCAGCGGTTCCGGCTGTGGCGGCTGTACCTGAACGCCTGTGTGCCCGCCTTCCAGCGCGGCAACCTGCACCTGTACCAGAGCCTGCTTGCCAAACCCGACGAGGAGCGCTGCGCCCACGTCCCCCTCAGCCGGGCCGACCTATACCGCTGAGACCT
This genomic window from Deinococcus sp. KSM4-11 contains:
- a CDS encoding LptF/LptG family permease; translated protein: MKRFERYVLDEILPLLFGALAVVILLLLLTLLQSVIAPLLAKGANPLLVARAVALNIPEATATALPIALMFATLLGLSRLSADSEIKGALASGIPATRLFRPVLGLGLAVTVLAFALGEGVVPRARIEDRKVKQQIVFDNPRVIGLDGQGPGGQNVVLRDALNRAISVGRILPGGELRDLRIVAMQPGLPPREVITARSGRLKPGSNVLELQGGQRITYQDGRPLTILSFDRGTLPVQDVQADLDTSGGAVRAIDTPLPELLTRTHAYRMQGVQAPADFTALHLKFALPLAALALAFFAAALAVFSFRTGRNLGLVWALLLSFAYYATGSVFRVMGEKGALAAVPAAYAADVIAVVAGVGLLWLARRR
- a CDS encoding cyclopropane-fatty-acyl-phospholipid synthase family protein — translated: MTTDSRSSSRNSPRRRAPRTLLVVAGVAAGVAARRALRSPPSAADRKAATVDLLNVLLPTRRSFDVRFWDGTVLPAPQQPAHATVVLNHEYSLSRMLHFPLDVSVGEAYLRGDFDIEGDVATVAALGDDLELTPTTLVRVLALLPALRRASADAPEAVGITAKLEGPTHSRARDQQAIQYHYDVSNDFYKLWLDSRMVYSCAYFPTGTETLDQAQEAKLEYICRKLRLKPGERLLDIGCGWGGLAIYAAQHYGVRVLGVTLSEAQLHEGRQRVKDAGLEHLVTLELRDYRDVLTGSEGEFDKISSIGMAEHVGTKNLPTYFRTAYAALKPGGLMMNHAIGSPPQPKKLPQWVEGGNFAGKYVFPDGELQPIWETLKFATEAGFEARDVENLREHYARTLRHWADNLESHAAEARAALGEQRFRLWRLYLNACVPAFQRGNLHLYQSLLAKPDEERCAHVPLSRADLYR